A stretch of the Corylus avellana chromosome ca6, CavTom2PMs-1.0 genome encodes the following:
- the LOC132185421 gene encoding CASP-like protein 4D1 — translation MKKNRGIAISSLVLRILTLAKLLSCIGLFVTDKITLGLDGDSKVTIFSFKDVIAYRYAVAIAAIGAVYTLLQLPFAIYYAIKGKRLNGCFPEFDFYGDKLISLLLATAVGAGFAISVEFKRNVDNLADDFLDKAIIATGVLLGGNCLHGCSFSTFIHQSKQQVEDCLD, via the exons ATGAAGAAGAACAGAGGTATAGCAATCTCGTCCCTGGTATTAAGGATCCTCACTCTAGCGAAATTACTTTCTTGTATCGGATTATTTGTTACCGACAAAATCACCTTGGGATTGGATGGTGATTCCAAAGTAACCATCTTCAGCTTCAAGGATGTCATCGCATACAG GTATGCGGTTGCCATTGCAGCGATAGGTGCAGTCTACACCTTATTACAGTTACCTTTTGCTATTTACTATGCAATCAAAGGAAAAAGGTTAAACGGATGCTTTCCAGAGTTTGACTTCTACGGAGACAAG CTCATCAGCTTGCTCCTGGCCACAGCTGTTGGTGCTGGTTTTGCCATCTCTGTTGAATTCAAAAGAAACGTAGACAATCTAGCTGATGATTTCTTGGATAAAGCAATTATTGCAACCGGTGTTCTATTAGGGGGCAACTGTTTGCATGGCTGTAGTTTCAGTACTTTCATCCATCAGTCGAAGCAGCAAGTAGAGGATTGTTTGGATTAG